The following proteins are encoded in a genomic region of Dysgonomonas mossii:
- a CDS encoding sugar O-acetyltransferase gives MKTEKEKMLAGEYYDPGDTELITRWHLAKKLTQQYNQTASDDKETLDKLLGQILGSKGENVWITAPFYVDYGENIHIGDNCEINMNCVFLDCNKITIGNNTGIGPNVQIYAVSHPVNPNERLSYNTDENAAPSFWKIDSAPVTIGSNVWICGGSIILAGVTIGDNTTIGAGSVVTKSIPANCLAAGNPCKVIRELK, from the coding sequence ATGAAAACAGAGAAAGAGAAAATGCTGGCAGGCGAATATTATGATCCGGGAGATACCGAATTGATTACACGCTGGCATTTGGCAAAAAAACTAACACAGCAATACAACCAAACAGCAAGCGACGATAAAGAAACGCTAGATAAACTGCTCGGTCAGATCCTTGGATCGAAAGGAGAAAACGTTTGGATTACTGCACCTTTTTATGTCGATTATGGTGAAAATATCCATATTGGAGACAATTGCGAAATCAATATGAATTGTGTGTTTCTTGATTGCAACAAAATAACAATCGGGAATAATACAGGCATAGGCCCCAATGTACAGATATACGCTGTTTCGCATCCCGTAAACCCGAATGAACGCTTATCTTACAATACGGATGAGAATGCTGCGCCTTCGTTCTGGAAAATAGATTCGGCTCCGGTTACTATCGGTTCCAATGTATGGATATGCGGCGGATCTATTATACTTGCCGGTGTAACTATCGGCGACAATACTACTATCGGAGCAGGGAGTGTGGTCACAAAATCGATTCCTGCAAATTGTCTTGCAGCAGGCAATCCATGTAAAGTAATAAGAGAATTAAAGTAA
- a CDS encoding anaerobic C4-dicarboxylate transporter family protein, whose protein sequence is MLIQFLFILAAIIVGARLQGIGLGVMGGLGLAILVFGFGLEPTSPPIDVMLMIVAVIAAAGCMQAAGGLDLMVSLAEKFLRKHPQRITLFSPIVTYLFTFVAGTGHVAYSVLPVIAEVARETKIRPERPLSIAVIASQQAITASPISAATVALLSMLAGYNISLLNILMISIPSTLIGVLLGALVSMRMGKELHEDPEYLKRLGAGMFSQDKVSDKKKYSLKSKAGLSVLIFILATVLIILFGSIDGLRQIGSKTLNMPIIIEILMLSAAALILLLTRTDGIKAAQGSVFVAGMQAVVAIFGIAWMGDTFINGNMEQLRASIEGVVTSMPWIFGVALFVMSILLYSQAATVRALMPLGIALGISPWMLIALFPTVNGYFFLPNYPTVVAAINFDRTGTTRIGRWVLNHSFMIPGLVATITAVCVGLLIITLTGL, encoded by the coding sequence ATGCTGATTCAGTTTCTTTTTATACTTGCCGCAATTATTGTAGGCGCGCGTTTGCAAGGTATCGGCCTTGGAGTGATGGGTGGTCTCGGATTGGCTATTCTGGTCTTCGGGTTTGGTTTGGAGCCAACCTCCCCTCCTATCGACGTGATGCTGATGATAGTCGCTGTGATAGCAGCAGCGGGCTGTATGCAGGCAGCAGGCGGGCTCGACCTTATGGTATCCCTTGCGGAAAAATTCCTGCGTAAACATCCCCAACGGATCACACTGTTCAGCCCAATCGTCACATATCTATTCACATTCGTAGCCGGAACAGGGCATGTCGCCTACTCCGTACTGCCGGTGATAGCCGAAGTAGCACGAGAAACGAAAATACGCCCCGAGCGACCTCTTTCAATTGCCGTAATCGCTTCACAACAAGCCATAACCGCCAGCCCAATCTCTGCGGCAACGGTTGCCCTATTGAGCATGCTTGCCGGATACAATATATCCTTACTCAACATTCTAATGATAAGCATACCCTCAACCCTGATAGGAGTATTGCTTGGTGCATTAGTGAGTATGCGCATGGGAAAAGAATTGCATGAAGACCCTGAATATCTTAAACGCCTCGGTGCAGGAATGTTCAGCCAAGATAAAGTCTCTGACAAAAAAAAATATAGTCTAAAAAGTAAAGCAGGGTTATCCGTCCTTATCTTTATATTGGCTACCGTTCTCATTATTCTTTTCGGATCTATAGATGGGTTAAGGCAGATAGGAAGTAAAACGCTCAATATGCCCATCATTATAGAGATACTGATGCTTTCGGCTGCTGCACTCATTCTGCTCTTAACACGTACCGATGGTATAAAAGCGGCTCAGGGGTCTGTATTCGTCGCAGGAATGCAAGCGGTAGTTGCCATCTTTGGTATTGCATGGATGGGAGATACTTTTATCAACGGCAATATGGAGCAACTTCGTGCTTCTATAGAAGGGGTTGTTACCTCCATGCCCTGGATATTTGGTGTCGCCTTATTTGTTATGTCTATTCTATTATACAGCCAAGCTGCAACCGTACGGGCATTGATGCCATTAGGTATTGCTCTGGGTATATCGCCCTGGATGCTTATCGCATTGTTCCCTACAGTCAACGGGTACTTTTTCTTACCCAACTACCCAACAGTAGTGGCTGCTATCAATTTTGACCGCACAGGAACAACCCGCATCGGACGATGGGTACTCAATCACTCGTTTATGATTCCGGGGCTGGTGGCTACGATCACCGCTGTATGCGTAGGGTTATTAATCATCACTTTAACAGGTCTATAA
- a CDS encoding GNAT family N-acetyltransferase: protein MNIYKATLDDISDLIRLRIDFLTMDQGRLSDQNEKEIRAQLKVYLAKHIPLEDFIAVIAKHPTGKIASAAFLIIQERPANPSFITGLTGTLLNVVTYPEFRRKGIASQVIREIINEARQKGVSSIDLYATDDGKELYKKLGFVEPSYTSMRLKL, encoded by the coding sequence ATGAATATTTACAAAGCAACTTTGGATGATATTAGCGATCTGATCCGACTTCGGATTGATTTCTTGACAATGGATCAGGGACGTTTATCAGATCAGAACGAAAAGGAGATCCGGGCTCAACTAAAAGTTTATTTGGCAAAGCATATCCCGTTGGAAGATTTCATAGCTGTGATAGCTAAACACCCAACAGGCAAAATAGCATCTGCCGCATTCCTCATCATACAAGAAAGGCCTGCAAACCCTTCTTTTATCACAGGATTGACAGGTACATTGCTAAATGTTGTTACTTATCCTGAATTCAGGCGCAAGGGCATTGCTTCACAAGTTATTCGAGAGATCATAAATGAAGCGAGACAGAAAGGGGTTTCTTCTATCGATCTGTACGCAACAGATGACGGTAAGGAACTATATAAAAAATTAGGTTTTGTAGAGCCTTCATATACATCCATGCGCTTAAAATTATGA
- a CDS encoding cation:proton antiporter encodes MTHLPSIISDLAFILIIAGIITIIFKWLNQPLVLGYIVAGFLTGPHSSFFPTVTDAENINIWAEIGVIFLLFGMGLEFSFKKLISNGKTGFITLIMIAIGLGVSGYFIGLWLGWGTWNSLILGCMLCLSSTTIIVKGFEDPKYRGKRFTEVVFGILIFDDLFAILVMVFMGTIAVSRHFEGTEMLLSLGKLIFFMVVWVVCGIFLIPTFLKKAKKWLNDETLLIISLGLCLGMVVFATEVELSSALGAFIMGSILAETIKLEKIETLTKPIKDFFGAVFFVSVGMMMNPTVIQENFVSVIIITLAVLLGKIIFTAVGARLSGESMLVSIQSGFSMAQVGEFAFIVASSAIAYQLADNFIYPIIIAVSILTTFTTPYLMAASIPFYNWMMKTIPDSWRQKILEKDERLENPKNQSDWSVFLTNYISNVIVFISLCIGAIIVTSSFIAPFINEHIAEPWGNIICLVITFLAISPILKGLVYRGGQQPYLILKLWQRSVRNRIILSSLILLRFIIAYAFIYVLLWLFLTIPIWVSVLIAGVLIFLVIQSKHLLKLYWKIEYRFVVNFNQRILEERRRNSLKQNGGVVVYDLDNTNWIESNLYVGKFKLEPGSEYEHKMLKDTDFRQRYDLIIITVRRGEEDLYFPNGDFVLESGDLLLVAGNIMNIDRLMTMKNCITMFKSTLRTIHEFSKQQDNDPHSNIKCISLIVEENSVLNNKSLYESEMGKEKKCFVVGFESKGTVKINPPANTTFSTGDILWIIGDKQSIYGFVKENLHL; translated from the coding sequence ATGACTCATTTACCATCTATAATTAGCGATTTAGCTTTTATATTGATAATTGCGGGAATAATAACCATCATATTCAAATGGTTAAACCAACCTTTAGTATTAGGGTATATAGTTGCAGGATTCTTGACAGGTCCACACTCCAGTTTTTTCCCTACAGTTACCGATGCTGAAAATATAAATATCTGGGCAGAGATTGGTGTTATATTCCTCTTATTTGGTATGGGGCTTGAATTTAGCTTCAAGAAACTCATCAGTAATGGAAAGACAGGGTTTATAACACTCATTATGATTGCCATAGGGCTCGGTGTATCCGGTTACTTTATCGGGCTATGGCTCGGATGGGGTACATGGAACAGTCTTATATTAGGCTGTATGCTCTGTTTATCGTCCACTACTATTATCGTAAAAGGATTTGAAGACCCGAAATATAGAGGCAAACGTTTTACAGAAGTAGTTTTCGGCATACTTATATTTGACGACCTTTTTGCCATCCTTGTCATGGTATTTATGGGAACGATTGCCGTAAGCCGCCACTTTGAAGGCACCGAAATGTTGCTCAGCTTAGGGAAACTGATCTTCTTTATGGTCGTATGGGTTGTATGTGGTATATTCCTTATACCTACCTTTCTCAAAAAAGCAAAAAAATGGCTCAATGATGAAACACTGCTTATCATTTCCTTAGGCTTGTGTTTGGGTATGGTAGTCTTTGCTACAGAAGTTGAACTTTCTTCGGCATTGGGCGCATTTATCATGGGATCTATTTTAGCAGAAACAATAAAGCTTGAAAAAATAGAAACCCTAACCAAACCGATAAAAGATTTTTTCGGAGCCGTCTTTTTTGTTTCGGTGGGTATGATGATGAATCCTACCGTAATACAAGAGAACTTCGTGAGTGTAATCATAATTACATTGGCCGTTTTATTAGGAAAAATAATATTCACTGCTGTAGGAGCACGCTTATCCGGCGAATCGATGTTAGTATCTATCCAGTCGGGATTCAGTATGGCTCAGGTTGGCGAGTTTGCTTTTATCGTGGCAAGTTCGGCTATAGCCTATCAATTGGCAGACAATTTTATTTACCCTATCATTATTGCCGTTTCTATACTTACTACGTTTACTACTCCATACCTTATGGCTGCAAGTATTCCTTTTTATAATTGGATGATGAAAACCATACCCGACTCATGGAGGCAGAAAATACTTGAAAAAGACGAAAGGCTTGAAAATCCTAAAAATCAAAGTGACTGGAGTGTATTTTTAACTAATTACATATCGAATGTCATTGTTTTCATATCATTATGTATTGGTGCTATTATCGTTACATCGAGCTTCATCGCTCCATTTATCAACGAACATATAGCAGAACCTTGGGGAAATATTATTTGCCTTGTAATCACTTTTCTGGCTATCTCTCCAATTCTCAAAGGGCTTGTCTATAGAGGAGGGCAACAGCCTTACCTGATATTGAAACTTTGGCAACGAAGTGTAAGAAACCGGATTATACTATCTTCGTTAATACTCCTTCGGTTTATCATTGCTTATGCTTTTATCTATGTTCTCTTATGGCTGTTTCTAACCATCCCTATTTGGGTATCGGTACTGATTGCTGGCGTGCTTATCTTCCTTGTGATACAATCGAAGCACCTGCTCAAGCTATATTGGAAAATAGAATACAGGTTTGTAGTAAACTTCAACCAGAGAATATTGGAAGAAAGACGAAGAAATTCCCTAAAGCAGAACGGTGGAGTAGTCGTTTACGATCTCGACAATACAAACTGGATAGAAAGCAACCTGTATGTAGGGAAATTCAAACTGGAACCCGGTTCTGAATATGAGCATAAAATGCTTAAGGATACCGACTTCAGGCAACGATACGATCTGATCATCATTACAGTACGCAGAGGCGAAGAAGATCTATATTTTCCGAACGGAGACTTTGTGCTAGAGTCCGGCGACCTGCTCTTAGTGGCCGGAAACATTATGAATATTGACCGCCTGATGACTATGAAGAATTGCATAACAATGTTCAAGAGTACTTTGCGGACAATACACGAATTCTCTAAGCAACAAGACAATGATCCGCATTCTAACATCAAATGTATATCACTTATCGTGGAAGAAAATTCTGTTCTGAATAACAAAAGCCTATACGAATCGGAAATGGGCAAAGAAAAGAAATGCTTTGTCGTGGGATTTGAGAGTAAAGGAACTGTTAAGATCAATCCTCCGGCAAATACAACCTTCTCTACTGGAGATATTTTGTGGATTATCGGAGATAAGCAAAGTATATATGGTTTTGTAAAAGAAAATCTTCATCTATAA
- a CDS encoding DUF2625 domain-containing protein, which produces MRTLQELVNTEDPGWPIVKKWIDQAKNKVEILPCERQRAEKSLIHTQVTTRSLMGAIIYETGGLLIDNGWIRILGSGSDRMKRTLPDWNMGKSFSEFGEPAPYLLVADDAIGGFYAINGGFLGEDAGNLYYFAPDMLQWIPLEMEYSQFLLFCFETDMDEFYPGMRWDGWQQDVMHLRPDYAYSFFPFLWTEEAKDINTIERNAIPIEEVYSFNMESMNIKG; this is translated from the coding sequence ATGCGTACGCTACAAGAGCTTGTAAACACGGAAGACCCGGGTTGGCCGATTGTAAAAAAATGGATTGATCAGGCCAAAAACAAGGTGGAAATTCTGCCTTGCGAGCGTCAACGAGCCGAAAAAAGTCTGATACACACACAAGTTACCACACGCTCTCTGATGGGAGCAATTATCTACGAAACAGGCGGGCTATTAATAGACAATGGATGGATTCGTATTCTTGGATCAGGCAGTGATCGTATGAAAAGAACTCTTCCCGACTGGAATATGGGTAAATCTTTTTCTGAATTTGGAGAACCTGCTCCATATTTATTGGTTGCAGACGATGCCATCGGCGGGTTTTATGCAATTAACGGAGGTTTTTTGGGAGAAGACGCCGGAAACCTATACTACTTTGCTCCCGATATGCTTCAATGGATTCCTTTGGAAATGGAATATAGCCAGTTTCTTTTATTCTGCTTCGAGACAGATATGGATGAATTTTATCCCGGTATGAGGTGGGATGGCTGGCAACAGGATGTAATGCATCTGCGCCCTGACTATGCATATAGTTTTTTCCCTTTTTTGTGGACTGAAGAAGCTAAAGACATCAATACTATAGAAAGAAATGCTATTCCGATTGAAGAAGTATATAGCTTCAATATGGAATCGATGAATATAAAAGGTTAA
- a CDS encoding nucleobase:cation symporter-2 family protein yields the protein MEMTENEVDKFIQPIRKTDLIYQIEDNPPFKEAVFAGLQHLLAIFIAIITPPLIISQALNFTVETTGFLVSMALLASGISTFIQCRKFGPVGCGLLCIQGTSFSFIGALTASFAAKGDMGEAAILAAIFGVCIAASPVEMIVSRLLKYTKKIITPLVSGIVVTMIGLSLIKVAIISCGGGFNAMSVEGARSFGSMQNLGLAALVLVSILVLNSIRNKYIRMSSIIIGIIIGYVTAYFMGWIDFSKMGAIGAITIPQPFKYGLGFDLSAFIAVALIYFITSIEAYGDITANSMIGGEPIEGPKFMKRVQGGVLADGINSALAGVLNSFPNSIFAQNNGLIQLTGVASRRVGYYIAAFLVILSAFPFVGGIFSIMPEPVLGGATLLMFGTVAASGVRIIASQDIDRKAILVLAVSFACGLGVELVPNILSQMPATISGIFSSGITTGGVVAIIANVVIRIKE from the coding sequence ATGGAAATGACAGAAAATGAGGTTGATAAATTTATCCAACCGATTCGCAAAACAGATCTTATTTATCAGATAGAAGATAATCCTCCATTTAAAGAGGCTGTCTTTGCCGGTTTACAGCATCTTTTGGCTATATTTATAGCTATCATAACCCCTCCGCTGATTATTTCCCAGGCTCTAAATTTTACTGTCGAAACAACAGGGTTTCTTGTTTCTATGGCTTTATTGGCGTCGGGTATATCTACATTTATACAATGCCGTAAGTTTGGCCCCGTAGGTTGCGGCCTGCTTTGTATACAAGGTACAAGTTTCTCCTTCATTGGTGCGCTTACCGCTAGTTTTGCCGCCAAAGGTGATATGGGCGAAGCTGCTATACTTGCCGCTATATTCGGAGTATGTATTGCCGCATCACCTGTGGAAATGATAGTTAGCCGATTACTTAAATATACAAAAAAGATTATCACTCCTCTTGTTTCAGGTATAGTGGTTACAATGATAGGACTTTCTCTTATAAAAGTGGCTATTATTTCTTGTGGAGGAGGTTTCAATGCGATGAGTGTTGAGGGTGCAAGATCATTTGGCAGTATGCAGAACTTAGGTCTGGCTGCACTTGTTCTTGTTTCTATACTTGTATTGAACAGTATAAGGAATAAATATATCCGCATGAGCTCTATTATCATAGGTATTATCATAGGATATGTGACTGCTTATTTTATGGGCTGGATAGATTTCTCTAAGATGGGAGCGATAGGGGCAATAACAATTCCTCAGCCGTTTAAGTATGGTCTGGGCTTTGACCTGTCTGCATTTATCGCGGTTGCTCTTATCTACTTTATAACTTCGATAGAAGCTTATGGTGATATTACAGCCAATTCGATGATTGGTGGAGAACCTATTGAAGGTCCTAAGTTTATGAAACGTGTACAAGGAGGCGTATTGGCCGATGGTATAAATTCTGCTTTAGCAGGAGTGCTCAACTCTTTCCCGAATTCAATATTTGCTCAAAACAATGGTTTGATACAGTTGACAGGTGTTGCCAGTCGTCGTGTAGGTTATTATATTGCCGCATTTCTGGTTATTCTGAGTGCTTTCCCTTTTGTTGGAGGTATATTCTCTATTATGCCTGAGCCTGTATTGGGTGGAGCTACACTTTTGATGTTCGGTACGGTAGCTGCCTCAGGTGTGCGTATTATTGCTTCTCAGGATATCGACAGAAAAGCAATACTTGTACTTGCAGTAAGCTTTGCATGTGGGCTGGGAGTTGAACTAGTACCTAATATTCTTTCGCAGATGCCTGCTACCATAAGCGGTATTTTCTCGTCCGGTATTACTACAGGAGGTGTAGTTGCTATAATCGCTAATGTTGTTATCCGTATTAAGGAATAA
- the xpt gene encoding xanthine phosphoribosyltransferase: MKLLKDRILKDGKSFEGGILKVDSFINHQMDPILMKSIGVEFVRRFGNMPINKVVTIEASGIAPAIMLGYLLELPVVFVKKAVPKTMVNMLSTTVYSFTKDKEYTVSVSGDFLTKDDKVVFIDDFLANGNAAVGVYDIIKQSGAELYGMGFIIEKSFQDGGRRLRELGIHVESLAKIKELGANKIIFEE; this comes from the coding sequence ATGAAATTACTTAAAGATCGTATTCTAAAAGACGGAAAAAGTTTTGAAGGAGGAATCCTTAAAGTAGATAGTTTTATCAATCATCAGATGGATCCTATTCTGATGAAATCGATAGGCGTTGAGTTTGTTCGTCGTTTTGGGAATATGCCTATCAACAAAGTTGTTACAATTGAAGCTAGTGGTATTGCTCCGGCTATTATGCTGGGATACTTACTTGAGCTGCCTGTTGTTTTCGTAAAAAAGGCCGTGCCTAAAACAATGGTGAATATGTTGTCTACTACAGTATATTCTTTTACAAAAGACAAGGAATATACTGTATCGGTAAGTGGTGATTTTCTTACAAAGGACGATAAGGTGGTATTTATTGATGACTTTCTTGCAAACGGAAATGCTGCGGTAGGTGTATATGATATTATTAAACAGTCGGGTGCTGAACTATATGGTATGGGCTTTATTATCGAGAAAAGCTTTCAGGACGGCGGACGACGTTTGCGCGAGCTGGGGATTCATGTAGAGTCGTTAGCTAAAATAAAAGAATTAGGAGCGAATAAAATTATTTTTGAAGAATAG
- a CDS encoding 16S rRNA (uracil(1498)-N(3))-methyltransferase, with protein MDKTIFYTPDILSNPELPLEEAQHCIKVLRKKEGDEILLTDGKGSFYDAEIIQANPKHCHVNILKTIVQPKNWECNIHIAFAPTKNIDRIEWFAEKATEIGVDRFSPLLCQHSERREIKLQRIEKILVSAMKQSQKAILPQLDEMQSFSKFVKQDFEGQKFIAHCYPSEKKSLKDAYKLGENVLILIGPEGDFSEQEVEEAIKNGFQPVTLGESRLRTETAALAACHSIHVLNW; from the coding sequence ATGGATAAGACAATTTTCTATACACCCGATATATTGAGTAATCCCGAATTACCTCTCGAGGAAGCGCAACATTGTATAAAGGTACTGCGTAAAAAGGAGGGGGATGAGATCCTTTTAACAGATGGGAAAGGGAGTTTTTATGATGCTGAAATCATACAGGCTAACCCTAAACATTGTCACGTAAATATCCTGAAAACAATAGTACAGCCCAAAAACTGGGAGTGTAATATTCATATTGCTTTTGCCCCTACAAAAAATATAGATCGAATCGAATGGTTTGCTGAGAAGGCAACAGAAATAGGTGTAGATCGGTTTTCTCCGCTTCTTTGTCAACATTCGGAGCGCAGAGAAATAAAGCTTCAGCGAATAGAGAAAATTCTCGTTTCGGCAATGAAGCAATCGCAAAAAGCAATCCTTCCTCAATTGGATGAAATGCAATCTTTTTCGAAGTTTGTTAAACAAGATTTTGAAGGACAAAAATTTATCGCTCATTGCTATCCCTCTGAAAAGAAATCGTTGAAGGATGCTTATAAATTAGGGGAAAATGTTCTGATCTTGATTGGCCCTGAAGGCGATTTTTCGGAGCAGGAAGTAGAAGAGGCAATAAAAAATGGCTTTCAACCTGTTACTTTAGGGGAAAGCCGCTTGCGTACCGAGACAGCAGCATTAGCCGCATGTCATTCTATTCATGTGCTAAACTGGTAG
- a CDS encoding DUF3256 family protein, which translates to MRKFILAIIIIFSIVSGVSAQDLKTIFLAMPENMITGLDAAGKEKLLSNPNDTTGITAPRGSFGEIERIGISSDYISLQTSEAGTVQIKLLPLINESKIICVVKTVCGKACDSQIQFYTTQWFPIPQNDLFPKINKDTFIIPNTDKNSQEFRNAYAALDMNPITIDLSPDSTSLEINYDIENYLTGEDYKMIEPFLIENPKRYTWDKLSFKPE; encoded by the coding sequence ATGAGAAAGTTTATACTTGCAATTATTATCATATTCAGTATTGTTTCCGGAGTTTCGGCTCAAGATCTGAAAACAATTTTTCTTGCTATGCCCGAAAACATGATTACAGGGCTCGACGCAGCCGGAAAAGAAAAACTGCTTTCGAATCCGAATGATACTACAGGCATTACAGCTCCAAGGGGTTCTTTTGGAGAAATAGAAAGAATTGGCATTTCTTCTGATTACATATCCCTGCAAACTTCCGAGGCCGGAACAGTTCAGATAAAGCTTTTGCCTTTGATAAACGAATCGAAGATAATTTGTGTTGTAAAGACTGTTTGTGGAAAAGCGTGTGACAGTCAAATACAATTTTATACTACACAATGGTTCCCGATACCTCAAAATGATCTGTTTCCGAAGATAAACAAGGATACTTTCATTATACCAAATACAGACAAGAATAGCCAAGAATTTCGCAACGCTTATGCTGCACTGGATATGAATCCGATAACAATAGATCTTTCGCCCGACAGCACATCGTTAGAAATAAATTACGATATAGAGAATTATCTTACCGGGGAAGATTACAAGATGATAGAGCCTTTCCTCATCGAAAATCCTAAACGCTATACATGGGATAAGCTCTCTTTCAAGCCCGAATAA
- a CDS encoding EamA family transporter, translating into MWLALAFVSAFFLGCYDICKKKSVDGNAVIPVLFLNTLFCSLLLLPLVVISKISPDSLYGTIGYVPSVSIETHGYIFVKSVIVLTSWIFGYFAIKHLPLTITGPINATRPVMTLVGALLIFGERLNLYQWIGVIITIISFFLLSLSGKKEGISFHKNKWILFMILAAIAGAASGLYDKFLMQKFSSTAVQFWFNSYQCLLILIVMIVLWYPKRKNNTPFRWKWSIILVSVFLTIADFVYFYALTDPDAMISIVSMVRRSSVLVSFAGGVLLFHEKNLKGKAIDLVLIIIAMFFLYLGTK; encoded by the coding sequence ATGTGGCTAGCTCTCGCCTTTGTTTCAGCGTTCTTTCTTGGATGCTATGATATTTGTAAAAAAAAATCAGTAGATGGAAATGCAGTAATTCCCGTATTATTTCTTAACACGCTTTTTTGTTCCTTATTGCTGCTTCCGTTGGTCGTTATATCAAAAATATCACCCGATTCTCTGTACGGAACAATTGGATATGTTCCATCGGTGTCGATAGAAACTCACGGATATATTTTTGTAAAGTCGGTTATTGTACTTACATCATGGATATTCGGCTATTTCGCTATCAAACATCTTCCCCTGACAATTACAGGGCCCATAAACGCCACACGCCCCGTTATGACTCTGGTGGGAGCATTGCTGATATTCGGTGAGAGGCTCAATTTATATCAATGGATAGGGGTGATTATCACTATTATTTCATTCTTCCTGTTATCCCTTTCGGGCAAAAAAGAGGGAATCAGCTTTCATAAAAACAAGTGGATACTCTTTATGATTCTGGCTGCTATAGCCGGTGCAGCAAGCGGGCTATACGATAAATTTCTGATGCAGAAATTCAGTTCTACCGCAGTTCAATTCTGGTTCAACTCGTACCAATGTCTGCTGATTCTGATCGTGATGATCGTATTATGGTATCCTAAAAGAAAGAATAACACTCCTTTCAGATGGAAATGGAGTATCATTCTGGTTTCTGTTTTCCTTACGATAGCGGACTTTGTGTACTTCTATGCCCTTACAGACCCGGATGCAATGATCTCAATTGTATCTATGGTAAGGCGCAGCAGCGTGCTTGTTTCTTTTGCCGGAGGAGTACTCTTATTCCATGAAAAAAACTTAAAAGGAAAAGCGATAGACCTTGTTTTAATAATCATAGCAATGTTTTTCCTATATTTGGGGACAAAATAA